The Arachis ipaensis cultivar K30076 chromosome B07, Araip1.1, whole genome shotgun sequence genomic interval aaattaacataaatgaagattaaaagaataaagatgttCAATTAAAAGCATATACTCATGTGAATTCATGCATGGTTGTCACTTAGGATGATTTATAAAACAACGTCAACATTTGACGAGTATGCAGAGTGTTAGACTTGGGCACAAATATTTCTTCGAATCTAAGTTCAATACATTCCATTAAGAAAAGGGGTTGACAAAGcataacaaaataataatacaaaaataataattttgtaattacatGGTGGTACTCACATAACATTTACATAAGGTAATCCCTTGACAACCTGTTTGGATTTTATTGGCATTTCCAAAGATATTTGTTCAGTGCATTGAGCTAATGACAGCATCTTTTCAAACTGCAAACTTGACAAATCACAAAAcacattttttaattatttttctctcttgttttaatttttccaatttaataCATGATTAGTGCCACAAAATATATATCTAAAATCAAATTTACTCTACTATAATCTAAAATAAATGATTGAatctttataattaaaataaataatttactcTAGTACATTCAACAATACAGTACCCCAAAAAATAGAAATCTTCCACACAAAATCATAAATGAGACCTTAAAGATGACTATGACATGATGAAACAAACAAAAGCTCGATCTTTTCGAAGTCTCATATAAACTAAGAAAGGAGAAGCAAAAGCATAATTAGCACATCACAAATCTCATTATGTTGCCAATGTTCTTCGAAGCCTAACGATGAAATGAATAACAGGAACATCACTTTGTTTACTCTCCTATAATCTTTATTCTTATAATTGAatcttatatataaaaataaataaaataataatattcaaGAGAAAAATACAGTGGCGAAATAAGCAAGATTCAACCATTTTTGTCAAATTAATCTGAACAGGTTTTCATACAAATAGAATTGCATGCAGCAACAAATCCATGCTCAAATAAAAATTAGGACAAAAATGTAACTCAAATTAAAATTAGGGAACATTGCAAACCCTAAATAAAAATTACCAAAAAAAGAAGTGATTCGCAGCGGACTCACAGGGTAGGCGACAGACTCACGGCGACGAAGGACGGAGGACGTCGGTTAAGTTCTTCGCTCGGACGGAAGATGACGGAGGCGAAGCTCTGCTCAGCTGCTCTCAGACGGAGGGTACGGCGACAAACTCACGGCGACGAAGGACAGAGGACAGAGGACGAAGGCTTGGTTCTGCGCTCGGACAGAGGACGTTGGCGGGGAAGCGCTGCTCAGCTGCTCTCGGACGGAGGATGAAGGCAAGAACGACGACAGCCGCTGAGTAGGTGTTGGAGACTTGGAGAAGAGGAAGGCAAGAAGCTCGATGCTCTATTGGCTATTGCTCTCAGCCTCAGCCTCTCATTGGTTTCTGGAATATGGAGAAGAGAACTAGAGAAGAATAGTGTTAGGGTTTTTGCATCTGAGAGTGAGGCGCACACTCACACTCCACTGTCTCCACACAAtttgtttatatattttttatatttaataatatttattagtttttatatatttatattatatattttattttgtattattatataTANNNNNNNNNNNNNNNNNNNNNNNNNNNNNNNNNNNNNNNNNNNNNNNNNNNNNNNNNNNNNNNNNNNNNNNNNNNNNNNNNNNNNNNNNNNNNNNNNNNNNNNNNNNNNNNNNNNNNNNNNNNNNNNNNNNNNNNNNNNNNNNNNNNNNNNNNNNNNNNNNNNNNNNNNNNNNNNNNNNNNNNNNNNNNNNNNNNNNNNNNNNNNNNNNNNNNNNNNNNNNNNNNNNNNNNNNNNNNNNNNNNNNNNATACTTGTAGGGCTTTGTTATGCAAATTTTTCGCAGATTTAAAtcaaaaaagaatttgaattggTTTGATATCTAATATCTGAGAGCAGTGACGGATCCAAAAAATTTTGGTATTGGGGGCAAAATTtatataacatgataataatttttataataaaaataatatgtgtatataaaaaaattaaatattaaattatctattaaccactatatatctatgtataaatatatgtattatttaacttattttcaaggtgtattttatattttaatatatattttatacagataattattttttatgtacatatagcatgattattgttatgattatatNNNNNNNNNNNNNNNNNNNNNNNNNNNNNNNNNNNNNNNNNNNNNNNNNNNNNNNNNNNNNNNNNNNNNNNNNNNNNNNNNNNNNNNNNNNNNNNNNNNNNNNNNNNNNNNNNNNNNNNNNNNNNNNNNNNNNNNNNNNNNNNNNNNNNNNNNNNNNNNNNNNNNNNNNNNNNNNNNNNNNNNNNNNNNNNNNNNNNNNNNNNNNNNNNNNNNNNNNNNNNNNNNNNNNNNNNNNNNNNNNNNNNNTAATTTTTCTCTTAACACTACCATCAAAATTTCTCTCTTTCCATATATATtactaaacaattatttaaaaattcacttcccaatacaattagaagccgacccttattgatattcatagttaaaaaagttctttcaattaatatagttgctacgcaaaaattaaagctaatttgaaaagaagataaataatattcttttgagttgatttttaaaaaataatactatactaatttcgtttaaatctgagaattgatcattctaacgaatatctaatataaaatttttaaattgacgattaagtaccaaaagttgagtaaaaaattattgtggggtcaaatttaataatctaatgggggcaaataaatattattatcatatactactcaaaaaaattCCAAATTATAGTGGGGCGCTTGTCCCCACACCACTGCACTTAGATCCGTCCCTGTCTGGGagtgaaacctactcctcttttatAGATACCAATTTTATCACATATCAAAGTCTTTCATTTTTTTGTTACGATAAAGAagcaaagttttttttttatatttttctttaaatgaaattgactaacaaattaaaatactTCAAAAGTAAATAAATTTAGATTGAAATATAAACTTTGTtgcaaagtaaaataaaaaaaataaaaaataaactttgAATATAAAATTGAGTAAACTTAAATTTTTGCATAAATGAAAATTATAAGAATTGTAAAGGAAAAAGTATAAAAGATATGGAAGAAATCCTATAAAAAAAGAACTCGTGACAGTCTCAGAAAGTCTCTGAAAATGAGTGTGCGTGAGTTTTTTCTGAGGAAGAATTCCAACTTCTTGTTCTTCGATTACTTTTCTATTTATAAACACTTTTAACCAATAATCCTTTCTTAACACGTCGTCATATACAATTATCTCGTCAATAACCGTTTCCGCCAAAGACACTACACTTTTTGTGACATAAACCTCCTCTTCGACCATATCCTTTTAATATGCCACAGTTTGCTTATTGATTTGACGCATTGATACCAAAATATTCAAACTTTTTGACGCTTCACATTTGTCTGGTTGAATCTTCCTCATCGACCTCGACCCCAAATGACATTGGCACACCTCTATTTTTATTCGAATCTTTTTTTGTGGACGTCTACACAAAATGACTTCGACCCAAATTTTATCGAGTAACAACTTTAATAGAGTATGTAATTGAGTACTTAACCGCTTCTAAAGAGATTCATCCAATTTGCACTTGGAACTCTGAGTACATAACCGCTTCCAAAGTGATTTTAATATGTACTTGGAAATTGATCGAcaatgaaatattttttacactTGACAATGATCGAAGTTTAAACTTTTTGAACTCTAACCTGTCAAAAAGTTTAATGATATCTTatcgaaaatattatttttgatataACAGATTTTTTAGTTGTGTTTAATTTTTggatattaatataatttaaaaaaaataaaaatttgcatGCTATTATCTTTATATGAAattgatatttaaaaatttttagataatttaacaaatttaattaaatcatcatctaacaatttttaactatcaattttatATGAATATAACTATATACNNNNNNNNNNNNNNNNNNNNNNNNNNNNNNNNNNNNNNNNNNNNNNNNGGTTAACAAACATCTTAGCACTTAAACGAAATCTATACGAATTAAGAGGATTGGGTGACTTTGGTCTCTATCTCACATTAACTATTTATGGTCTCACATAACTTTtgtaaaaataatttcaaaatgaTTATTGCGTGGATTCAACTGATGCTTTTAAATTATACTCTCTGCTATTATTCAACCAttgaaatatatttatttattatttattattgagTTTGAATACAGATATAACGTATTAAGAGGTACATCAATTACCATCTGAACTAACATTTCAGCGGCAAGTCTTTTTTTGAGTTGATGTCAGGCCTAAGGGTTAATTTTGAGAAGTCGAGCTTGATTCCAATCAATTGTGACGAGTAGTGGGTACGACGTATGTGTAATGTGCTAGGATGCAAGCAAGACTCCCTTCCAATTAAATATCTGGGCATTTCATTAGGCGCAAACCCAAGATTGGTTAAGACGTGGAAGCCATTAATAGACAAAGTAGAGGAGAAGCTCAGCCTTTGGAAAGCCAAGGTACTCAATAAAGCCGGTAAGTTGGTACTTATTAAATCTGTGTTGAATAGCCTTTCGATTTATTGTTTGAGCCTATATAAGATGCCAAAGGCAATTGCAGAGAAACTGATTTCTTTACAAAGAAGATTTTTATGAAGTAAGGAGGATGGAAGGCCTGGAATGGCCTTGGTGAAGTGGGAAGTGATACAAGCTCCTAAAAGGTTAGGTGGATTGGGAGTTGGAGACGCTGTAGTATGCAACACAGCCcttctgtttaagtggtggtggcagtTCTCTAAGGAAGAGTGTCCTTTGTGGAAGAAGGTGGTTTACTCGTGTAATAACTTGAATCCAAACGACCTTCTATCCTCGCAGAGCTTACCTATTCGGGGGGTCCGTGGAAGGACATTTGTCAACTACAGTTCAAAAATCAAGAGGTTAGGCAGAAGATGATTACTGGTTTGGCTATGGAGGTGGGGGATGGGAGGCGCACTCGGTTTTGGAAGGATGTTTGGATTATTGGAGGGTCTTTAAAAGATCGGTTTCCTaggctcttctctgtttcaaaccaaagAGGATCAGTGattggggattgtgggttttgggatgggttaacttggatatggaacttccaatggaggtgAGAACTATTCCAATGGAAGTTGGATTTAGTGAACCAGCTTCACAACACTTTGAGAGTAGTCAAACTTGCACTTGGGAGAGAGGATAGAGTTGTGTGGAAATATGATAGGCAAGGTGTAttttctactaactcatttgtgcaggtgttgcaggTAGATATGGCTCCAGAGGATATATCAAGTTACAGCTTTACTAGGTCTATCTGGAAAGGGCTTGTCCCCCCTAGAGTGGAGTTatttgtttggtttggtttgacTGGCAGGGTCAATACGAAGGAGAGACTGTGTCGATTCGGGGCTATTAACCAAGAAGATTCTCTCTGTGTCTTGTGTAAAATGGGTGATGAGAATGTTCACCACTTGTTTCTTGGCTGTAATTTTTCTTGGCAAGTTTGGGGTGCTTGGATATCTCATGTTGGTTTGCATTGGATATACCCGGGTACAGTAAAGGAGCATTTCCAGAGCTGGACTGAGTTCTCAAGCAACAAGGAGGAGCGCAAGAGATGGATGGTATGCTTTTGTGCCATTATGTGGAACATTTGGTTGGAACGTAACCGGAGAATTTttcagaataaagaaaaaggagcaCAGGAGGTTATAAGCTTAGCTGTTCAGAGTTACACTGAGTGGTTAGGTGCTGACCCAtttagttgttgatggcaatgccggagatgacagaGGGCTTTATGGTTAGATTAGTTAGTTAGGTTTGTTCCtttggtttgtgtttttattCTGTCCTTGCTCCATTTCTTGTGTTGAGttctttcttaaaaaaaaaaaaaaagaagtcttTTCAAGTGCTTAAATATCAATCTAGCATAATTAACATAAACCGAATGGGTTAAATAAGATGGATCATTTTCCGAAAGAAAAACAAATCAAATGTTTGCATTTTGGGATTTTATTTTAAGGTTTGTGTTGATTTTTATTTCCCATTTCTATTGGGCTTGTAGTTTGAATTTATTTAAGTCTAAAATTGAAGACATACTTAagataaatgaaaaaaataaagggTAAAAAAGCCAAGCCTGTTATGTATTTCATTTTTTTGTTTGTCTTCGTTAGAGTTGCATCGGGTTCAAATCTTCATAGAAGAATATAAAACTATGCTAATAGAGTAATAGTAGAGGTGGGTGTGTGAATTGGTGTGTGTTGAGNNNNAATGAATTTGGAATATTTTTTTCAGCCATAATTTGAGATGGTTTTGGACCTCTCACAGGCTCACGGCATGCAAACGGTGATTTGCTTAATCTTTTCTCTCTGCAATCAACTTAAGGCCTCTTGTTTCTCCAAATTTCTCCCAAGGATCAAGACTATTGATAAATGCCATGTACTTTTGCTTAAGATCAAATGGATTAATAAGCATAAACAAATTTCCATAAACCATGCAATGCTACGGTCAATCTTCAATCAAACTCTTACTCATAACCACCAACTCCTCCAAAATATATAATCCAAACATATTCACCATATAAGCGACAATATTTTTCCTTACACCGAATAAACCATGGTCATACACATCCAAAACTATTTATTACCAATCACATACGACTACTCGGCGTTATAATTGGCGGTGGAGGCGGCGATGGCGATGGCAATGGTAGCGACCCCATAGCCCGAGCAACCATTCTCAGCACATACTTTTGAACCTTCCCGGTGGAAGTTCTCGGCAGTTCATCCCTGAAAACGACCGTTTTAGGCACCATGAAGTGCGGCAACCTCTCCCTACAGAACTCCACCATCTCCTCCTCCGACGGACGCCTCTCCAACCGTCCTTTCAGCTTCACGAAAGCACACGGCGTCTCACCCCAGAACTCGTCTGGCCTGGCCACCACGGCAACATCGCTCACAGCCGGGTGTGTGTAAAGCATAGCTTCCACCTCCACGCTGCTCAAATTCTCGCCACCACTTATAATCACATCCTTTAACCTATCCTTAATCTCTATGTATCCATCCTCGTGAACCACCGCAACG includes:
- the LOC107606819 gene encoding uncharacterized protein LOC107606819, with translation MALVKWEVIQAPKRLGGLGVGDAVVCNTALLFKWWWQFSKEECPLWKKVVYSCNNLNPNDLLSSQSLPIRGVLQVDMAPEDISSYSFTRSIWKGLVPPRVELFVWFGLTGRVNTKERLCRFGAINQEDSLCVLCKMGDENVHHLFLGCNFSWQVWGAWISHVGLHWIYPGTVKEHFQSWTEFSSNKEERKRWMVCFCAIMWNIWLERNRRIFQNKEKGAQEVISLAVQSYTEWLGADPFSC